TGACCGTGGTACTGCATATTTCTATTACAGCACCGATGGTAGCTCTTGGAAAAAGATTGGCAACGATGTGAAGCTCAATTATGACCTCCACATGTTCGTGGGCGTGCGCTGGGGCCTCTTCAACTTTGCGACCAAGCAGGCGGGCGGCTATGCAGACTTCGACTGGTTCAAGGTCGGTACCGATGTGAACGATGAAATTTATCTCGACGGCGCTGGTTCTGAACCTGTTCCGCAGACTCCGTTCTGTGCTGCAGGCGAAAACTGCCCTGCAAATGCAATCCCGGGCAAGATTGAAGCTGAAAACTTTGACGTGCCGGGCAAGGGCAAGGATGGTTCCTCTTACTATGATGGCGATTCCGAGAACCACGGCGATAGCGACTATCGCAAGGGCACTGGCGTGGACCTTTACAAGAAGGCAACTGGCGTCATTGTGGGCTACAACAGCGAAGGCGACTGGCTCGAATATACCGTGAATGTGAAGGAAGCTGGTGACTACACCATGTTTGCTGCGGTTGCTGCAGCGGGCTCCACCTCGAGCTTCAAGCTCTCCTTGGATGGCAAGGATATCACCGAAGAAATTGCGGTGCCTGCCGCAAGTTCCGGCGAAGAAAATTATGACGATTATAACAAGGTAAAAGCAAACGTAAAACTCCCGGAAGGCGAACATGTACTCCGCTTCACGGTTGTTGGCTCTTGGCTTGATATCGACTACTTCACGTTCGTGAAGGGTGCGGATGCTAAGGATCCGGAACCTATCGAGCCTATCGGTATTGCTAATGCTGTCCGCTACGGTGTGCAGGGCGCGCAGGTATATCGCGTCTACAGCCTCAACGGTGCTTTTGTCGGCCGCATCGATGCCATGAATAGCGTTGATGTGCGTAGCAAGGTGAACAGCCTCGTGAAGGAAAGCGGCGTGTACCTCGTCAAGTCCCTCACCACCGGCACCTCCCACCGCCTCTCCGTAACAAAGTAATTCTTCATATTAATTCATAGTTCCTCAAACACCCCCAAGGCTTGGATGCACCCGCGGAAAGCTTGCTTTCCTGCGGGTATATCCAAGCCGTTTTTGTGTTCTTAAAACACCCTATCACACATTTCCAGAACAACCAAGAGGCCAGAATCACATCTCGGAAAGCTTGCTTTCCTGCGGGTATATCCAAGCCGCTTTTGTGTTCTGTAAACACCCCTATTACACATTTTATCCCCTCAACCCATTGTCAAAACCGCAATGGAAAATGTTTACCGCTAAGTGATAATCGCCAATCCAAAAGGTATTTTCTTCATAGGTAAAATGGGAAATAAACCTCAAGGAGTAGAGGTATGTTTGGTAAAATTTTTAAGAAGGCGCATTGCGTCCTTTCTCTTGCCGTATTGGCGAGTCTCACCACTTTTTCATTTGCAGACAACATTAATGTGAACGGCACGAACCGTACCATGAATGTGTATGCGCCGAAAAATATTGAAAAGGGCCGCCCGCTCATCATCCAGATGCACGGTATGAATCAGGATGCCCCGTATCAGCAGAACGCCGCCAAGTGGGAGCCGATTGCCGATACCGCACGATTTGTGGTCGTGTTCCCGAACGGTCAAAACAAGGCCTGGGACATCGGTGGCGACAAGGACATCAATTTCCTCAAGGCGATTATCAACGAAATGTACAACAAGTACGGCATTGACAAAAATCGCGTGTATGTTTCGGGATTCTCGATGGGCGGCATGATGAGCTACCATGCGGCAAACAAGATGGGCGATATGATTGCTGCCATTGCCCCGGTTTCTGGTGGCGGTGGCGTGAACTCGCCCAAGCGCGCCATGCCGATTATGCATACCCACGGCACTTCCGATGACGTGGTAAATTACAGCAGCACCGTGAATACCCTCAAGGGCTGGGTCTCTGCGCAAAAATGCTCTTCAAGTTCCAAAGTCACAAAGCCGTATCCATCAAGCAAGCCGGGTTCTGCCGCCTCTCTCGAAGTCTGGAGCGGCTGCAAGGATAACGTCGAAGTCCGCTTGCTCACCATTGCAGGCAAGGGCCACTGGTATTCCATGGACGAGGCGGTCAGTGTCAACACGAGCGTTGAAATCTGGAATTTTGTCAAGAATTATTCGCTGGACGGCTCTTCGCTTCCGCCGCCAATTCAGGTGCCGACCGACCGCGACAGCATTTTCAACGGTGGCTTCGATTCGACCGACGTGGCCTGGACTTTACAGACTCACGGCAGTGCCGCTGCTACAGGTGACGTGAAAAATGGCAAGTATCAGCTTGACATTTCTGCCATCGGCACGGAAAATTACCAGGTGCAGGTGATTCAGCACGACTTGCACCTCGAAAAAGGTCAGTGGTACGAAGTGAGCTTTGATGCTAGCGCTGGCGCCTCTCGCACGCTCGAAGTAAACGTGGAACAGCACACGGATCCGTGGGCAAGCTACCTCACCGAAAAGAAGAATTTTGAAATCGGCAAGGAATCCAAGAAGTATTCTTTCCAGTTCCAGATGACCGCCGCCACCGACAAGGATTCCCGCTTGAGCTTCAATGCGGGCGCCTCGACAGGCACGCTCACGCTTGATAATGTCACGCTCAAGAAAATTGCGGAACCGGACCCGGGAACAATTGCACTTGCGCCATATCTCCGCCTCCAAACGGCAAGCGGCAAGTTCGGTGTCTATAACCTCGCGGGCAAACGCCTTGGATTTGTCGAAATCATCGAAAACGACGTGCCGAACATCCAAAAAACGATGAAAAATGCTGGCTTTGGCAAGGGCGTTTACATCTTGCGCAACAAAACACGTTCGTTCATGTTGCCCGTTGACCGGTAAAAGGCTAAAAAGTTTCGTTCTCTCTCACCAAGAGCGCTCCCTGGCTTCGGGGACGCTCTTTTTTTACATCTCTCAATAACTAACCACTAGAAACCAATGACTCTTGACTAATAAATAATAACTAATTATCCATCGTGGATAAAATGTCAAAGGAACATGTGTAATCCCTTTATTTTTTTTTGTTTTTTAGGGGGTATTTTTAGTTTGGGGATGATTAATACTTAGGATACAGGAGTGCTTATGTTTGGTTTGAACAAGAAAAATGGTCGCAAGTTTGGAGTGCTAGCTTCTTTGGCTTTAGCGGGATTGGTTTCCCAGGCCTTTGCGCATCCGGATAGCTTGGTGCTTACGCCCCCGCTCGGGTGGAACAGCTGGAACGTTTTCCACGAAAACATCAACGAAAAGCAGATTCAGGAAATTGCCGACGCGATGGTCAATTCCGGCCTGAAGGATGCGGGCTACATCTACCTGAACCTTGACGATAACTGGATGGACACCAAGCGCGATGCCCAGGGCAACCTCCAGAACAACCCGAAGACTTTCCCGAGTGGCATGAAGGCCATCGCTGATTACGTGCATAAGAAGGGCCTGAAGTTTGGCCTTTACGGCGACCGTGGCAAACGCACCTGCCACCATTACAATAGCAACTGGCAAAGCGAAAGTGGTTCCAACGGCCACGAAGTTCAGGACGCCAAGAAGCTCGCTGAATGGGGCGTTGACTACTGGAAGTACGATAACTGCGACTCGGATCCGAGAACGCAGGAAAAAGATTACACTGCAATGTCCAACGCTCTCCGCAATTCCGGACGCGACATCGTGTTCAGCATTTGCATGTGGGAATACAAGGACTGGATGCCGAAAATTGCTAACCTCTGGCGCACCACTTTCGACATTGGTCCCGAATGGATTTCGACTTCGTGGTACCGCGGCGTCTACGAAATTATCGATGCGAACAACAAGTATTGGCAGATTGCAAAGCCCGGTCACTGGAATGACCCGGACATGCTCGAAGTAGGTAACAGAGGCCTCTCTTACGAGGAACAGCGCTCCCAGATGACGATGTGGTCCATCATGGCTGCTCCCATCATGATCAGTTCCGATGTGCGCAACATGAGCAACGAGACTAAGGAACTCTACCTGAACAAGGACATGATTGCCATTAACCAGGACTCCTTGGGCGTTCAGGGCCACCGCATTTCTGACAAGAATGGCAAGCAGGTTTGGACCAAGCCTTTGAAAAATGGCGATATCGCCGTGGCGCTTCTCAATAACAACAATTCTACCCAGACCGTCGAATGCAACTTTAAAGACATTGGCGTGGAAGGCGAAGTAGAAGTCCGCGATGCCTGGAAAAAGAAGGATTTGGGACCGGTCTCTAGTGTTTCTATTGAACTCCCGGCTCATGGTTCTGCACTGCTCCGCTTGGTTTTAAAGCCGGTTCCGCGCGAACCGTTCAAGGGCAAGCCTCTTGACATTCCGGGTAAGATCGAAGTGGAAGATTTCGATGTGAACGGCGTGGGTCAGGGCAACACCACTTACAACGAAAGCGATACAGAAAATCACGGCGATTCCGATTACCGCCCGGGTACTGGCGTGGACCTTTACAAGAAGGCTACCGGTGTCATTGTTGGCTACAACCAGGCAGGCGAATGGCTTGAATACACCGTGAACGTTGCCGCATCTGGAAAATACACCATGAAGGCTTCCGTGGCTTCGGCCAATAGCACTTCGAGCTTCAAGCTCTCCATGGATGGCAAGGACATTACTGATGAAATCCCGGTTCCTGCTGCAACTGAGGGCGAAGACAATTATGACGAATACAACGAGGTCAAGGCCGACGTGAACTTGACCGAGGGTGAACACATTCTCCGCTTTACTGTAACCGGCGACTGGATGGATATTGACTACATCGAGTTCGTTGATGAAAAGGTTGGGCTTGCAAAAACTCGTCTCACGTCGTTTGAATCCGAGAATTCCTACAACGTGTTCAGCGCAACGGGTAAGCACCTCGGCCGCGTGGACTTGAATGGCGCTAGCATGCCGCAGGCGCTCAAGAACGCTGGGTATGCACGTGGCACGTACATGGTGCGCTCTGTCAAGGGTAACCAAATCCAGCGTGTGAACGTTCGCTAAATAGCACTTTGCGTTGTTTCCCCGGCCTTTGTGCCGGGGCAGCATTGAGATTTCTCCTCACAAACACATTCAAAATGCCTCGCGCTTCCGCGAGGCATTTTGTGTAATTCCTAACTCTAAAAAAGAATATTCCACCCTCTCATAGCTATGGATAAACAGTCCACAATATCTCGCCTTAAAACATGAAAAAAACGCATTTTCGAGAATAATTTTAGAGTGTTGTTAGGGCAAACTATGTTTGGTTTTTAAACGTGAGGTTAGGTATGAGCTTCAAAACAATTGGTCATCTTGCCGCAGTTTCTGCACTCTTCCTGGGTGCTACAGTTGCAACAGCCGCTGATCAGGCTACTTTCTATGTCGCTCCCAATGGTAGCGATTCCAACAAGGGTACCGAAGAGGCCCCGTTCAAGACCATTACGCAGGCACAAAAGGCTGTGCGCGCCATCAACGGCACCATGACGGGCGATATTTCGGTCATTCTCCGTGGCGGTACCTACCAGCTTTCGTCTACGGTCAATTTTACTGAGGCTGATGGCGGTAAGGATGGTTTCTACGTCCGCTATAAAGCCTATCCGAACGAAACTCCGCTTATTACGGGCGGTATCCCGATGTCTGGCTGGACGATTCACGATGAAAAGAACAATATCTGGAAGGTCGAAGGTGTCGATGCCCGTTTCCGCCAGATGTACGTGAACGGCAAAAAGGCAATTCGCGCGCGTATGCCGAACTTGCTCGATAACGGCGACCATAACTTCTTCCGCTTGAACAAAGTGGACTCTGCCGGCAGCGCCTTCCTCGTCAACAACAGCGATATTGGCGAAGCCAACTGGAAGAATTTGAACAAAGTTGAAATCCACTTGATGATTGCCTGGGCCGAAAGCATTTTGCGCCTTGAATCGGCTACAAAGAACGGCAATGTCACAAAGCTTGAACCGCGCGACCCAGAAAGAACAAAGCTCTTTAAGCGCAAATACCCGATGCTTGGCACGGCTTTCATGAGCAATCCGCCGAAGCAGCAGGTCTACTACCTCGAAAATGCTTACGAATTTATCGACCAGCCGGGCGAATGGTACTTGGACGAATCGACCGGTACGCTTTATTACAAGGCCCGCGCAGGCGAAAACATGGCGACCGCAAATGTTGTCGTTCCGCGCGTCAATACGCTCTTCAGCATTCTCGGTAAGGATACAAAGAACAAAGTTGGTTACATGTCTTTTGAAGGCATAACCTTTGCAAACTCCAATTTCTTGCGTCCGAGCGAAGAAGGCTTCCTGGATTTGCAGGCAAGTATGTTCAACATTGATGTGCTCCCGGAAAATGGCCGCCTCGGCAGCAATAAGTTCCTCCTCTGGCGTCCGGATGCTGGTTTCCGCGTCGAAAATGCGCACCATTTCAAAATCAAGAATTGCACGTTCACGCAGATGGCTGCAACTGGTCTTGACTTTGTCTCTGGTACAAATGATGACGTGATTGAAGGCAACGTATTCTATGAAATCGGCGGCTGCGGCATTATGCTCGGCAAGTTCTCTCAAGACTCCACGACCGAAATTCACATCCCGTACAACCCGACCGACAAGGACGAAATCAGTACCCGCGATACAATCCGTTACAACCTCGTGACAAACGTGACGAATGAACATCAGGGCGCTGTGGGCATTGCCGCCGGGTATCCGCGTTATGTCGTCATCGAAAATAACGAAGTGTCCTATACAAACTATTCCGGTATCTCTGTGGGTTATGGCTGGACCAAGAGCGAAACAGCCATGACGAACAACAAAATTAATAAGAACAACATCCACCACATTGCCCGTTTGCTTTGCGACTCCGGTCCGATTTATACATTGAGCAACCAGGGCACGGGTAGCGAAATCAAGGAAAACTACATCCATGATATGTCCCAGTCCAAGTGGTCGGATTACTGGATTTTGCCGATTTATCTTGACGAAGGCTCTAGTGGCTTTGCTGTCGAAAACAACTCTTACAAGAACGCTCCGAGCGGCGTTGGCCGTAACGCTCCGGGTCAGTTTACCGAAAAGAACAACAATGGCTACATCGCTTCTGTTGCCGAAGCGGCAGGCCTTCAGGGCGAATTCAAGAACATCGGGGATCGCATCAACACTATCCCGCTTCCGGACTTCTCCAATGTGGTTCCGCAGGCTCCGTTTGTCGACAACATGACAATCCCGGGTACCATCGAAATGGAAAACTACGATGAAGGTGGCCAGAGCATTTCTTTCAACGATAAGGACTTTGTGAACGAAGGCGGCGTCTACCGCGAAGATGGCGTGGACATCACTCAGATTGATTCTACGGACAAGTCTAAGGGCTACGCTGTGGGTTACACGCAAGCTGGCGAATGGATGGAATACACCGTGAATGTCACAGCTGGTGAATACGTGTTCCTCGCTAACGTGGCTACCGGTCTCGAAGGCTCTAGCTTCCAGCTCTTCTTGGATGGCAAGGCGATTAGCGATACGATTGTTGCCCCGAAGGGCGAAGACTGGAATACTTATGGCACTGTCGAAGGCAAGACGATCGCTCTTGAAGCTGGTGAACATGTGCTTCGCGTGGCCATCACGGGCGCTTACTTGAACATCGACTGGATCAAGTTCGGCAAGTCCAAGGATGAAATCATTTCCATCAAGCCGAATGTCCGTTATGGCTTGAACATGGATATCTCTCGCAGCTCTACGCTGAACGTGTTTGATATCCGTGGCCAGCACATGGGCGTCATCCGCGTGATGGGCATGCCGACAACGAGCTCTGTAATGCAGGCTATGCATGCAAAGAACTTCAAGTCTGGTGTCTACTTTGTCCAGAGCGTGAACAAGGCATTTGGCAAAATGATTCAGGTAAAATAATTTTGGAGTGGGATGACTATGAAACTTACAAATAAACTTTTGTTCGCATTTGGACTTGGTTTTGCGTCCAATGCATTTGCAGAAAACCCGATTATCCAGACGTACTATTCGCCGGATCCGGCTCCGGTCGTGTTTGGCGATACCGTCTGCGTGTACACGGGTAACGACGAAGGCGGTTCCTTCTTTACCATGCACGGTTGGCGCGTCTCTTGCACCACCGATATGGTGAACTGGACCGATATGGGCGAACTCATCCTCACGAATGAAAGCTTTGGTGGCAATGCCAAGAAAAACGGTGACTGGGCTGCTCAAGTTGTTCGTCGCAATGGCAAGTATTACTACTACGTGACTGTAGAATCGACTCGCGGTGGCCGCGCTATCAACGTTGCCGTGGCAGACAAGCCCGAAGGCCCGTTCAAGGATGCGCGCAATGGACAGCATCTCGCAGGCCCGAACTGGGATTACATTGACCCGACCGTTTGGATTGATGACGATGGCCAGGCTTGGCTCTACTGGGGCAACCCGAAGCTCTATTATGCTAAGCTCAAAGAAAACATGATTGAGTTCGATGGCGATATCAAGGTGACGGACATGAGTCGCGGATTCTCTCCGAGCGGAAACTCCGTTTACACAGAAGGCCCGTGGATCCACAAGCGCGATAAGAAGTATTACATGATTTACGCTTCTCATGGCGTGCCTGAAAAGATTTCTTACTCCACCAGTGATTCTCCGACGGGTCCGTGGAAGTGGGGCGGCGTCATCATGGATCAGGGCAACGGGACTGCGTTCACAAACCATTCCGGTCTCATTGACTTCAAGGGCCGTAGCTTCTTCTTCTATCACAACCAGAAGAACGTGAGTGGCGGTGGCTATAGCCGTTCTACTGCAGTTGAAGAATTTACCTGGAATGCTGACGGTTCGATTCCGACCATCAAGTCTACGAATGATGGCGTCAAGAAACCGATCAAGAACCTTGACCCATTTACTCGCGTTGAAGCCGAAACGAAGTCTTGGGTCGGTGGCATCAACGTCGACAAGAGCGGTGGATACACCATCATCAAGCATGTGGCAAAGCAGGGCGATAACGTCTACCTCACCAACATGGGCTCGAACTTCTATACAAAGGTTCGCTCCGTGGACATGGGTGATGGCGCAGACCGCATCATTGTATGCACGAGAGGCAATGGTGGAAAGATTGAACTCCACGCTAAGTCCGAAACAGGTGCAACACTTGCAACAATGAACATCCCGGCAAGCTCCAGCTGGCAAGAAAACACCTTCGACTTGAAGGATGCTGCAGGCGTTGAAGACTTGTTCTTCGTTGTCAAGCAGGGTGGTTTCGATTTCGACTACTGGTACATGGAAAGCGAAAAGACTGCTGTTCCGCAGACCCCGTTCAAGGAAGTTGCATCTGCAATCCCGGGCAAGATTGAAGCGGAAGATTACGATGTCGGTGGTCACAACAAGGCCTTCTACGATAACGACCGCGAAAACAAGGGCGGCGCCTATCGCGAAGACGAAGTGGACATCGTGCAGATTGATTCTACGGACAAGTCTAAGGGCTACGCTCTCGGTTACACCGAAGATGGCGAATGGGTGGAATATACCATCAATAACCAGCTTGCTTCGGAATACACCATTGTATTGAACATGGCTACGGCATCTGATGATGTCGGCGTCCAGTTCTTCATTGACGACAAGGAAATTACCGATGTCATCAAGGCCGAAAAGGGCGAAGATTGGGATCATTATTCTACGGTTGAAGCAAAGACCAAGGAAATCCCGAAGGGCGAACATGTACTCAGAATGCAGATTGTCGGGAACTTCGTGAACGTGGACTGGTTCAAATTCTGCATGGGCTTTGATTGCGAAGAAAGCTCGATTGCTCTCCCGAAATCTCGCGTGGAACTCCAGATCCCTGAAAAGATTTACGCAGTCTTTGGCATGACCGGCAAGTTCCTCGGCAATGTTGAAGTGAACGGTCAGAGCGTTGCAAAGTCCATCCGCGCCGCAGGCTTTGTGCCGGGTGTGTACATGGTCCGCAGCGTTGGTCAGTCCAAGACCTTCCGCGTCCTCGTGAAGTGACACAGAAAGTGTCATCCTGAACCCGTTAGCGACCACGTCATCCTGAGCGAAGCGAAGGATCCAGTAACATTCCAAAATGGCGACCTCCGGGCCGCCATTTTTTTTTGTCATAAAAAGTCCTGACATCTCGAATTAGAACATTCCAAATCGCAATAAATAAAATCTTTCCTGCGCGTTCGACCTTTGATAAAATGTCCACAGAACCTTGTTTTAGAGGTGAAAAAAAATTCGTTTTTGGGGGTATTTTTGAATTAGGAATATGATAAGGGAGGACTTATGAACTTTGGTTCTAGTTTGTCTTTGGTTTTGTCTGCTGGACTATTGTCCGCAGTATCTTTGTTTGCCCAGCCCAACGATGAATGGAATGGCAAGCCAAGAATTTTTGGTGTGAACAGGTTGAATCCGCACGTGACTTCGATGCCATATACGACAGTCGAAGAAGCTGTGAAGGGCGACCGTCACGCTTCGGAATGGTACCAGACGCTTTCGGGCGAATGGAGATTTTACCATGTCGATAAGCCTAGCCAGCGTAACAATGATTTCTACAAGGACAACTATGATGTTTCCAAGTGGGATAAAATCAAGGTTCCGAGTTCTTGGCAGCTTTTGGGCTACGACCATCCGATTTATACGAACGTAATTTATCCGTGGTCCCAGAACAACCGTGTTTCTGCGCCTTATGCCCCGACAGACTTTAACCCGGTCGGCCATTATCGCCGTACGTTCACGGTTCCCGAAAAATGGGATGGCAAGCGTATCCGTTTGCACTTTGAAGGTGTTGAATCAGCTTATTATGTATGGGTGAACGGCAATTACGTTGGCTATAGTGAAGATACTTTCACGGGCCATGAATTTGATATCAACAAGTACCTCCGCAAGGGCGAGAATAACATTTCCGTACAGGTGTTCCGCTGGTGCGACGGCTCCTGGCTCGAAGACCAGGACTTTATCCGTCTTTCTGGCATTATGCGTGACGTTTATATTTACGCAGTGCCTGAGGTCCACATTCAGGACTTCCAGATTGATGCTACTCTCACGAATAATTATAAAGATGGCCTCTTGAAGACGACCGTTTGGGTCTATAATTCTACAGGTAAGCAGTCTGGTGAATACACTGTCGAGCTTTCCTTGTACGATGCTTCCGGTGCCGAAGTCATCAAGCCCTCTGCCCAGAAGGTTTCTGGCATTGGTGCTGCTGGTGAAAAGAGCGTGCATTTCGATCTCCCGCTTTCTTCTCCGAAGCGCTGGTCTGCCGAAACTCCGGACCTCTATTCCGCAGTGCTCACGTTCAAGGACGGGTCCGGCAAGATTATCCAGGTTGAAAGTAACAAGGTTGGCTTTAGAAAGATTGAAATCAAGAAAGAAAACGGCGCTCCGCGTTTGCTCGTGAACGGCATGCCGGTGAAGTTCCACGGTGTTGACCGCCACGAACTCGATCCGGATGATGGCCGTGCAGTCACTTACGACCGCATGGAAAAAGACGTGATTCTCATGAAGCGTTTCAATATCAATGCGCTCCGCATGTCCCATTACCCGAACAACCCGGTGATGTATGATTTGTGCGACAAGTATGGTATCTACGTGATTGACGAAGCGAACGTCGAAAGCCATGGCGCCAACAACGACCTTCCGAAAAATAGCGACGACTGGCGCGCCCCCGCTGTGGACCGCATGAATTCCATGGTGCAGCGCGACAAGAACCATCCGTCCATTATTCTCTGGTCCCTCGGTAACGAAGCGGGTAACGGTAACGTGTTTGCCTCGGAACGTGAACGCGCCCACCAGATTGACTCCACTCGCTTTGTGCATTACGAAGGCGACTGGAACAACGCCGATGTGAACAGCTGGATGTACTTCGGTCCGGATGCAATTCAAAATTATAGGGATGCCAACAAGCCGATTATGTTGTGCGAATACGAGCACGCTATGGGCAACTCCGTGGGCGACCTGCAAGAATACATGGATGCCTTCTACGGCAACCCGCGTGCTTTC
This genomic stretch from Fibrobacter sp. UWB16 harbors:
- a CDS encoding carbohydrate-binding protein; amino-acid sequence: MFGLNKKNGRKFGVLASLALAGLVSQAFAHPDSLVLTPPLGWNSWNVFHENINEKQIQEIADAMVNSGLKDAGYIYLNLDDNWMDTKRDAQGNLQNNPKTFPSGMKAIADYVHKKGLKFGLYGDRGKRTCHHYNSNWQSESGSNGHEVQDAKKLAEWGVDYWKYDNCDSDPRTQEKDYTAMSNALRNSGRDIVFSICMWEYKDWMPKIANLWRTTFDIGPEWISTSWYRGVYEIIDANNKYWQIAKPGHWNDPDMLEVGNRGLSYEEQRSQMTMWSIMAAPIMISSDVRNMSNETKELYLNKDMIAINQDSLGVQGHRISDKNGKQVWTKPLKNGDIAVALLNNNNSTQTVECNFKDIGVEGEVEVRDAWKKKDLGPVSSVSIELPAHGSALLRLVLKPVPREPFKGKPLDIPGKIEVEDFDVNGVGQGNTTYNESDTENHGDSDYRPGTGVDLYKKATGVIVGYNQAGEWLEYTVNVAASGKYTMKASVASANSTSSFKLSMDGKDITDEIPVPAATEGEDNYDEYNEVKADVNLTEGEHILRFTVTGDWMDIDYIEFVDEKVGLAKTRLTSFESENSYNVFSATGKHLGRVDLNGASMPQALKNAGYARGTYMVRSVKGNQIQRVNVR
- a CDS encoding family 43 glycosylhydrolase, whose product is MKLTNKLLFAFGLGFASNAFAENPIIQTYYSPDPAPVVFGDTVCVYTGNDEGGSFFTMHGWRVSCTTDMVNWTDMGELILTNESFGGNAKKNGDWAAQVVRRNGKYYYYVTVESTRGGRAINVAVADKPEGPFKDARNGQHLAGPNWDYIDPTVWIDDDGQAWLYWGNPKLYYAKLKENMIEFDGDIKVTDMSRGFSPSGNSVYTEGPWIHKRDKKYYMIYASHGVPEKISYSTSDSPTGPWKWGGVIMDQGNGTAFTNHSGLIDFKGRSFFFYHNQKNVSGGGYSRSTAVEEFTWNADGSIPTIKSTNDGVKKPIKNLDPFTRVEAETKSWVGGINVDKSGGYTIIKHVAKQGDNVYLTNMGSNFYTKVRSVDMGDGADRIIVCTRGNGGKIELHAKSETGATLATMNIPASSSWQENTFDLKDAAGVEDLFFVVKQGGFDFDYWYMESEKTAVPQTPFKEVASAIPGKIEAEDYDVGGHNKAFYDNDRENKGGAYREDEVDIVQIDSTDKSKGYALGYTEDGEWVEYTINNQLASEYTIVLNMATASDDVGVQFFIDDKEITDVIKAEKGEDWDHYSTVEAKTKEIPKGEHVLRMQIVGNFVNVDWFKFCMGFDCEESSIALPKSRVELQIPEKIYAVFGMTGKFLGNVEVNGQSVAKSIRAAGFVPGVYMVRSVGQSKTFRVLVK
- a CDS encoding carbohydrate binding domain-containing protein; this encodes MFGKIFKKAHCVLSLAVLASLTTFSFADNINVNGTNRTMNVYAPKNIEKGRPLIIQMHGMNQDAPYQQNAAKWEPIADTARFVVVFPNGQNKAWDIGGDKDINFLKAIINEMYNKYGIDKNRVYVSGFSMGGMMSYHAANKMGDMIAAIAPVSGGGGVNSPKRAMPIMHTHGTSDDVVNYSSTVNTLKGWVSAQKCSSSSKVTKPYPSSKPGSAASLEVWSGCKDNVEVRLLTIAGKGHWYSMDEAVSVNTSVEIWNFVKNYSLDGSSLPPPIQVPTDRDSIFNGGFDSTDVAWTLQTHGSAAATGDVKNGKYQLDISAIGTENYQVQVIQHDLHLEKGQWYEVSFDASAGASRTLEVNVEQHTDPWASYLTEKKNFEIGKESKKYSFQFQMTAATDKDSRLSFNAGASTGTLTLDNVTLKKIAEPDPGTIALAPYLRLQTASGKFGVYNLAGKRLGFVEIIENDVPNIQKTMKNAGFGKGVYILRNKTRSFMLPVDR
- a CDS encoding carbohydrate-binding protein codes for the protein MSFKTIGHLAAVSALFLGATVATAADQATFYVAPNGSDSNKGTEEAPFKTITQAQKAVRAINGTMTGDISVILRGGTYQLSSTVNFTEADGGKDGFYVRYKAYPNETPLITGGIPMSGWTIHDEKNNIWKVEGVDARFRQMYVNGKKAIRARMPNLLDNGDHNFFRLNKVDSAGSAFLVNNSDIGEANWKNLNKVEIHLMIAWAESILRLESATKNGNVTKLEPRDPERTKLFKRKYPMLGTAFMSNPPKQQVYYLENAYEFIDQPGEWYLDESTGTLYYKARAGENMATANVVVPRVNTLFSILGKDTKNKVGYMSFEGITFANSNFLRPSEEGFLDLQASMFNIDVLPENGRLGSNKFLLWRPDAGFRVENAHHFKIKNCTFTQMAATGLDFVSGTNDDVIEGNVFYEIGGCGIMLGKFSQDSTTEIHIPYNPTDKDEISTRDTIRYNLVTNVTNEHQGAVGIAAGYPRYVVIENNEVSYTNYSGISVGYGWTKSETAMTNNKINKNNIHHIARLLCDSGPIYTLSNQGTGSEIKENYIHDMSQSKWSDYWILPIYLDEGSSGFAVENNSYKNAPSGVGRNAPGQFTEKNNNGYIASVAEAAGLQGEFKNIGDRINTIPLPDFSNVVPQAPFVDNMTIPGTIEMENYDEGGQSISFNDKDFVNEGGVYREDGVDITQIDSTDKSKGYAVGYTQAGEWMEYTVNVTAGEYVFLANVATGLEGSSFQLFLDGKAISDTIVAPKGEDWNTYGTVEGKTIALEAGEHVLRVAITGAYLNIDWIKFGKSKDEIISIKPNVRYGLNMDISRSSTLNVFDIRGQHMGVIRVMGMPTTSSVMQAMHAKNFKSGVYFVQSVNKAFGKMIQVK